In Phaseolus vulgaris cultivar G19833 chromosome 10, P. vulgaris v2.0, whole genome shotgun sequence, a single genomic region encodes these proteins:
- the LOC137818410 gene encoding UPF0481 protein At3g47200-like, translating into MASTRERNVDPTSWMFPIQVLLGTIRHGEVEACSISKVPDKLSKPNKDAYLPQLVSIGPYHRGSKNDLLLMMEQPKWNYMLSLLGRSLFQAQQQNRGEAIEDGPRMVKVMGETILEIEYIVRASYGGNVQSEPHDLAKLMLVDGCFLLEFLHRLQEYKEALENGDNEEDDPLFESQDKVLSLLSDLLLLENQLPFIVLKKLYRKLFPVPVPVEQDHRVATMAMEALGYPSDVPTSGAAHLLHLVYLSIVNQEGRKKTRAAHQELKRCATRLRARGVTVKVKEGGRSNTNQFGDIFNFEINFDNGVLEIPQLRIKKSTEVTWRNMIAWEQSRIVTSCKLTSYALFFQGLICCTHDIELLQRVGVIVNESGKRNEDLLKLFENLCEGVDQMDWSYSEVCAKLNSDTGTRSLRKWPILTWHRCRCIIAIFVYYWKNWFSILIKEHIPTIWKLIGVLAAMVLLGLTIAQTYYSAKSSN; encoded by the coding sequence ATGGCTTCAACAAGAGAACGCAATGTTGACCCCACCAGTTGGATGTTTCCTATTCAAGTGTTGCTGGGCACTATCAGACACGGAGAAGTTGAAGCATGCAGCATCTCCAAGGTTCCAGACAAGCTTAGCAAGCCAAACAAGGACGCATACCTTCCCCAGCTTGTCTCCATCGGACCCTACCACAGGGGCTCCAAAAACGATCTCTTGTTGATGATGGAACAACCCAAATGGAATTACATGCTCTCTCTTCTAGGACGATCCCTGTTCCAAGCGCAACAACAAAACAGGGGAGAAGCAATTGAAGACGGGCCCAGAATGGTGAAAGTAATGGGCGAGACCATTCTGGAGATAGAGTACATAGTTCGTGCCAGCTATGGGGGGAACGTTCAATCTGAACCCCACGATCTAGCAAAACTCATGCTTGTGGATGGTTGTTTCTTGTTAGAGTTTCTTCACAGGCTTCAGGAGTATAAGGAAGCCTTGGAGAATGGTGATAATGAGGAGGATGACCCTCTATTTGAAAGCCAAGACAAAGTCTTGTCTCTGTTGAGTGACTTGCTTCTGCTTGAGAATCAACTACCCTTCATTGTTCTCAAGAAGTTGTACAGAAAACTTTTCCCGGTTCCTGTTCCCGTTGAGCAAGATCACCGTGTTGCTACTATGGCAATGGAAGCTCTGGGCTACCCTTCGGATGTTCCTACCTCTGGCGCGGCTCATCTTCTTCACCTTGTTTATTTGTCCATCGTGAACCAGGAGGGTAGGAAAAAAACTAGGGCAGCGCATCAAGAGTTAAAGCGCTGTGCTACTAGGCTTCGAGCTCGCGGAGTAacagtaaaagtaaaagaaggaGGTAGAAGCAATACGAACCAGTTTGGTGATATCTTTAACTTTGAGATAAATTTTGACAATGGGGTGTTGGAGATTCCTCAGCTGCGTATTAAGAAGTCAACGGAAGTGACATGGAGGAACATGATTGCGTGGGAGCAGAGCAGGATTGTGACCAGTTGCAAATTGACTTCTTATGCTTTGTTCTTCCAAGGCTTGATTTGTTGTACGCATGACATCGAACTGCTTCAGCGTGTTGGAGTTATAGTTAATGAATCGGGGAAAAGAAATGAAGATTTGCTGAAGCTGTTTGAAAATCTGTGTGAGGGAGTTGACCAAATGGATTGGAGTTATAGTGAGGTTTGTGCCAAGTTGAATTCAGACACGGGAACGAGATCGTTAAGAAAATGGCCTATTCTCACTTGGCATCGCTGCAGATGTATCATTGCAATTTTTGTTTACTATTGGAAAAACTGGTTCAGCATTTTGATAAAGGAACACATTCCTACGATTTGGAAACTCATAGGAGTGTTGGCAGCTATGGTGCTGCTAGGCCTCACTATTGCACAGACATATTATTCAGCAAAGAGCAGTAACTAA
- the LOC137819168 gene encoding UPF0481 protein At3g47200-like, translating to MDGVYGDTISKELAYSMSMMLDCVDNENMDTCSIHLVPEKLRKSKVEAYKPQVVSIGPLHQGKRMELQHMEKIKWRCLLHLLNRASVGADEALKKCGSAMLKLDKVVRASYSVDKLEFDSSDLAKCMVLDGCFLLELLISGSPELDNKIKTTSSDSSPGGHVLRGGKVLSDLTLLENQIPLVVLEVLSSKLFPHVFGGYGDTHGDILIQQLALSILGYDYASLGSRCGKLNVNNFLELVHAFIDNEKGGTKRDVKIPIDSGEDESNRRLKLNRCANELLVAGVTIKGKINAQMEDSNIAAMNRFDMRITFSDGKLEIPQLRITETTEAKWRNFIAWEVNKNKVEKYNGERALSEDMSEARTRFHFLCYAWFFQSLICSVDDVKLLLDREVIWVAVDKKGRRLKSNEDLVDLFCKMSEGVSESDVEETDMDPWISEVILQLNSYRITLCTTATFRIMWHVLKGSLTLFCYNWMRSFRLLRRDYIPTRWKLIAVIAAAAGVILTAAQTFFSARGD from the coding sequence ATGGATGGTGTTTACGGAGATACAATTTCGAAGGAATTGGCTTATTCTATGTCAATGATGCTGGATTGTGTCGATAACGAAAACATGGACACATGTAGCATTCATCTTGTTCCAGAGAAACTTCGAAAATCGAAAGTGGAAGCTTACAAGCCACAGGTGGTATCCATAGGACCCCTACACCAGGGGAAGAGAATGGAGCTTCAACACATGGAAAAGATAAAATGGCGCTGCTTGTTGCATCTccttaatcgagcaagtgtagGTGCAGATGAAGCTTTGAAAAAATGTGGCAGTGCTATGTTGAAGTTAGATAAAGTAGTTCGTGCAAGCTACAGTGTTGATAAACTTGAGTTCGACAGCAGCGACCTCGCCAAATGTATGGTATTGGATGGCTGTTTTCTGCTGGAGCTTCTCATTAGTGGATCACCCGAACTagacaacaaaataaaaaccaCCTCATCTGATTCTAGTCCTGGAGGCCATGTCCTACGTGGGGGAAAGGTGTTGTCGGATTTAACCTTGCTGGAAAACCAAATCCCCCTTGTTGTTCTCGAGGTCTTGTCCTCCAAACTTTTTCCCCATGTTTTTGGAGGCTATGGAGACACACATGGTGACATCTTGATACAACAGCTTGCGCTTTCTATCTTGGGTTACGATTACGCTAGCCTGGGTTCCAGGTGCGGCAAGTTAAACGTTAATAATTTCCTTGAACTTGTTCACGCTTTCATAGATAATGAAAAGGGTGGAACAAAAAGGGATGTGAAGATTCCTATAGACAGTGGAGAAGATGAGAGTAACAGAAGATTGAAACTAAATCGCTGCGCTAACGAGCTCCTTGTAGCTGGGGTTACAATTAAAGGTAAGATCAACGCGCAGATGGAGGATTCAAATATAGCAGCCATGAACAGGTTTGACATGAGGATAACGTTCAGCGATGGGAAGCTAGAAATCCCGCAGCTACGTATTACTGAAACCACGGAAGCAAAGTGGCGGAATTTCATTGCCTGGGAGGTGAACAAAAATAAGGTGGAAAAATACAACGGGGAAAGAGCTCTTTCTGAGGACATGAGTGAAGCCAGAACAAGGTTTCACTTCCTTTGTTATGCTTGGTTCTTTCAGAGTTTGATTTGTTCTGTGGACGATGTTAAACTGCTTCTGGACAGAGAAGTGATATGGGTAGCGGTGGACAAGAAGGGCAGAAGATTAAAGAGCAACGAAGATTTGGTGGATCTGTTCTGCAAGATGAGTGAGGGAGTTTCTGAATCCGATGTGGAGGAAACTGACATGGATCCTTGGATCAGTGAGGTGATTCTGCAGTTGAATTCATACCGAATCACACTTTGTACCACGGCAACATTTAGAATCATGTGGCACGTTTTGAAGGGGAGTCTCACGTTATTTTGCTACAATTGGATGCGCTCGTTTCGGTTGCTGAGACGTGATTATATCCCTACCAGATGGAAACTGATTGCGGTTATTGCTGCTGCTGCGGGGGTTATTCTCACTGCTGCCCAGACTTTTTTTTCAGCTCGCGGTGACTAA